Proteins from one Mycobacterium adipatum genomic window:
- a CDS encoding NAD-dependent epimerase/dehydratase family protein: MGDPTLRTDLGRVLVTGGSGFVGANLVTTLLDRGLQVRSFDRAPSPLPAHPNLQTVVGDITDTGDVAAAVDGIDTVIHTAAIIDLMGGASVTEEYRKRSFGVNVEGTKNLVHAGQAAGVKRFVYTASNSVVMGGQDIQNGDETLSYTGRFNDLYTETKVVAEQFVLGCNGEHGMLTCSIRPSGIWGRGDQTMFRKVFENVLAGHVKVLVGNKNIKLDNSYVHNLIHGFILAAEHLVPGGSAPGQAYFINDGEPLNMFEFARPVVEACGRKLPNFRVSGKLVHKAMMAWQWLHFKYGIREPLVEPLAVERLYLNNYFSIAKARRDLGYEPLYTTEAAMAECLPYYTELFRQMESQGSEPVVAAAAPVPPNG, encoded by the coding sequence ATGGGAGACCCAACACTGCGCACTGACCTGGGCCGAGTCCTGGTGACCGGCGGGTCCGGCTTCGTCGGCGCCAACCTGGTGACCACACTGCTCGACCGCGGCCTGCAGGTCCGCTCGTTCGACCGGGCCCCGTCCCCGCTGCCCGCGCATCCGAACCTGCAGACCGTCGTCGGCGACATCACCGACACCGGCGATGTGGCCGCCGCCGTGGACGGTATCGACACCGTCATCCACACCGCCGCCATCATCGACCTGATGGGCGGGGCGTCGGTCACCGAGGAGTACCGCAAGCGCAGTTTCGGCGTCAACGTCGAAGGCACCAAGAACCTGGTGCACGCCGGGCAGGCCGCGGGTGTCAAACGCTTCGTCTACACCGCGTCCAACAGCGTGGTGATGGGCGGCCAGGACATCCAGAACGGCGATGAAACACTCTCGTACACAGGCCGGTTCAATGACCTGTACACCGAGACCAAGGTTGTCGCCGAGCAGTTCGTGCTGGGCTGCAACGGCGAGCACGGCATGCTGACCTGCTCCATCCGGCCCAGCGGCATCTGGGGCCGCGGCGACCAGACGATGTTCCGCAAGGTATTCGAGAACGTGCTGGCCGGGCACGTCAAGGTGCTCGTGGGCAACAAGAACATCAAGCTCGACAACTCCTACGTGCACAACCTGATTCACGGTTTCATCCTGGCCGCCGAGCACCTGGTGCCGGGCGGATCAGCCCCGGGCCAGGCGTATTTCATCAACGACGGCGAACCGCTGAACATGTTCGAGTTCGCCCGCCCCGTGGTCGAGGCCTGCGGGCGCAAGCTGCCGAACTTCCGGGTCTCCGGCAAGCTGGTGCACAAGGCGATGATGGCCTGGCAATGGCTGCACTTCAAATACGGCATCCGCGAGCCGCTGGTCGAACCCCTTGCCGTGGAACGGCTTTACCTGAACAACTACTTCTCGATCGCCAAGGCGCGCCGCGACCTGGGGTATGAGCCGCTGTACACCACCGAAGCAGCGATGGCCGAATGCCTGCCGTACTACACCGAGCTCTTCCGGCAGATGGAATCGCAGGGCTCCGAGCCGGTGGTGGCGGCTGCCGCACCGGTGCCACCGAACGGCTGA
- a CDS encoding arylsulfatase has protein sequence MPTSQPNILVIWGDDIGIWNLSCYSRGMMGYQTPNIDRIAKEGMLFTDSYGEQSCTAGRASFITGQSVYRTGMSKVGMPGVDVGLQKQDPTIAELLKPLGYACGQFGKNHLGDLNKYLPTAHGFDEFFGNLYHLNAEEEPEHEDYPTAEEAPLLRKALLPRGVIHSWATEEDSGEVDPRYGPVGRQRIEDTGPLTKKRMETIDDETTAACADFIKRQHASDTPFFVWMNTTHMHFRTHTKPDSVGQAGRWQSPYHDTMVDHDGHVGTLLDLVDELGIAEDTIVIYSTDNGPHANSWPDGATTPFRSEKNTNWEGAFRIPELIRWPGRIAPGTVSNEIVQHHDWLPTFLAAAGDPDIVEKLKVGHRAGEETFKVHIDGYNLLPYLTGEVDKSPRRGMIYFSDDGDVLGIRADNWKIVFMEQRCQGTLEVWFEPFTKLRAPKLFNLRTDPLERADVTSNTYWDWVIDRLYLMFYGSAIVNQFLETFKEFPPRQEPASFTISNAVEELEKFLAGRGD, from the coding sequence GTGCCGACATCTCAACCGAACATCCTGGTCATCTGGGGCGACGATATCGGCATCTGGAACCTGAGCTGCTACAGCCGGGGAATGATGGGGTATCAGACCCCCAATATCGACCGGATCGCCAAAGAGGGCATGCTGTTCACCGACTCCTACGGTGAGCAGAGTTGCACGGCCGGCCGTGCCTCATTCATCACCGGGCAGAGCGTGTATCGCACCGGGATGAGCAAGGTGGGCATGCCCGGCGTCGACGTCGGCCTGCAGAAGCAGGACCCGACCATCGCCGAACTGCTCAAGCCGCTGGGGTACGCATGCGGCCAATTCGGCAAGAATCACCTCGGCGACCTCAACAAGTATCTGCCCACAGCGCACGGGTTCGACGAATTCTTCGGCAATCTGTACCACCTCAACGCCGAGGAGGAGCCCGAGCATGAGGACTACCCCACCGCCGAGGAGGCGCCGCTGCTGCGCAAGGCATTACTGCCCCGCGGCGTCATCCACTCCTGGGCGACCGAGGAGGATTCCGGCGAGGTCGATCCGCGGTACGGGCCGGTCGGCCGACAGCGCATCGAGGACACCGGCCCGCTGACCAAGAAGCGGATGGAGACCATCGACGACGAGACCACGGCCGCCTGTGCGGATTTCATCAAGCGCCAGCACGCGTCGGACACTCCGTTCTTCGTCTGGATGAACACCACCCACATGCATTTCCGCACGCACACCAAGCCGGACAGCGTCGGCCAGGCCGGGCGCTGGCAGTCGCCGTATCACGACACCATGGTCGATCACGACGGCCATGTCGGCACGCTGCTCGACCTCGTCGACGAACTCGGGATCGCCGAGGACACCATCGTCATCTATTCCACCGACAACGGCCCGCATGCCAACAGTTGGCCCGATGGCGCCACCACCCCGTTCCGCAGCGAGAAGAACACCAACTGGGAGGGCGCCTTCCGCATCCCGGAGCTGATCCGTTGGCCCGGCCGCATCGCGCCGGGAACTGTTTCGAACGAGATTGTCCAGCACCATGATTGGCTGCCGACGTTCCTGGCGGCCGCCGGTGATCCCGATATCGTCGAGAAGCTCAAGGTCGGCCATCGGGCCGGCGAGGAGACCTTCAAGGTACACATCGACGGTTACAACCTGCTGCCCTATCTCACCGGCGAGGTCGACAAGAGCCCACGCCGCGGAATGATCTACTTCTCCGACGACGGTGACGTGCTGGGCATCCGGGCCGACAACTGGAAGATCGTCTTCATGGAGCAGCGTTGCCAGGGCACCCTGGAGGTGTGGTTCGAACCGTTCACCAAATTGCGGGCCCCCAAGTTGTTCAACCTGCGCACCGATCCGCTCGAGCGCGCCGACGTCACCTCGAACACCTACTGGGACTGGGTCATCGACAGGCTCTACCTGATGTTCTACGGGAGCGCGATCGTCAATCAGTTCCTGGAGACCTTCAAGGAGTTTCCGCCGCGCCAGGAACCGGCGTCGTTCACCATCAGCAATGCCGTCGAAGAGTTGGAGAAGTTCCTGGCCGGCCGGGGCGACTGA
- a CDS encoding exodeoxyribonuclease VII small subunit has product MKPISQLGYEEARDALIEVVAQLEHGGLDLDTSLKLWERGEELAKRCEEHLAGARQKVAETLAASESEDG; this is encoded by the coding sequence ATGAAGCCCATTAGTCAATTGGGGTACGAAGAGGCGCGGGACGCACTGATCGAGGTGGTGGCGCAGCTGGAGCACGGCGGCCTCGATCTGGACACCTCGCTCAAGCTCTGGGAACGCGGCGAAGAGCTGGCCAAACGATGCGAAGAGCACCTCGCCGGTGCGCGTCAGAAGGTGGCCGAGACCCTGGCGGCGAGCGAGTCCGAGGACGGCTGA
- a CDS encoding 4-hydroxy-3-methylbut-2-enyl diphosphate reductase — MPPTVNMGIPGAASSVSSPVVGKRVLLAEPRGYCAGVDRAVETVERALEKHGAPIYVRHEIVHNRYVVDTLAKAGAVFVERTDEVPEGAIVVFSAHGVAPTVHVEAAERNLQTIDATCPLVTKVHNEAKRFARDDYDILLVGHEGHEEVVGTAGEAPDHVQVVDNPDAVDNVTVRDPNKVIWLSQTTLSVDETMETVRRLREKFPTLQDPPSDDICYATQNRQVAVKAMAPECELVIVVGSKNSSNSVRLVEVALGAGSQNAYLVDYADDIDPAWFSGVTTVGVTSGASVPEILVRGVLDRLAEYGYGTVQPVTTANETLVFALPREIRPPRD, encoded by the coding sequence ATGCCACCAACCGTCAACATGGGTATTCCGGGCGCCGCCAGCTCGGTCAGTTCACCGGTGGTGGGCAAACGCGTGCTGCTCGCCGAACCGCGCGGCTACTGCGCGGGCGTCGACCGCGCCGTCGAAACCGTGGAACGCGCGCTGGAAAAGCACGGCGCCCCGATCTATGTGCGCCACGAGATCGTGCACAACCGGTATGTGGTGGACACGCTGGCCAAGGCCGGGGCGGTCTTCGTCGAGCGCACCGACGAGGTGCCCGAGGGGGCCATCGTGGTGTTCTCCGCGCACGGGGTCGCGCCGACCGTGCACGTCGAAGCCGCCGAACGGAACCTGCAGACCATCGACGCGACCTGCCCGCTGGTCACCAAGGTGCACAACGAGGCCAAACGGTTCGCCCGCGACGACTACGACATCCTGCTCGTCGGCCACGAGGGCCACGAGGAGGTGGTCGGCACCGCCGGGGAGGCACCCGACCACGTCCAGGTCGTCGACAACCCGGACGCCGTGGACAACGTCACGGTGCGCGACCCGAACAAGGTCATCTGGCTCTCGCAGACCACGCTGAGCGTCGACGAGACCATGGAGACGGTGCGCCGGCTGCGGGAGAAGTTCCCGACGCTGCAGGACCCGCCGAGCGATGACATCTGCTACGCCACCCAGAACCGGCAGGTCGCGGTGAAGGCCATGGCGCCCGAATGTGAGCTGGTCATCGTCGTCGGGTCGAAGAACTCGTCGAACTCGGTGCGGCTGGTCGAGGTGGCGCTGGGCGCCGGCTCGCAGAACGCCTACCTGGTCGACTACGCCGACGATATCGACCCGGCCTGGTTCTCCGGCGTGACGACCGTGGGAGTCACCTCCGGCGCGTCGGTGCCCGAGATCCTGGTCCGCGGGGTGCTGGACCGGCTCGCCGAATACGGCTACGGCACCGTGCAACCGGTGACGACCGCCAACGAGACACTCGTGTTCGCGCTGCCCCGGGAGATCCGTCCGCCGCGCGACTGA
- a CDS encoding lipid droplet-associated protein — protein MATAPYGVRLLVGAAVTALDETRKLPQTILTYPMTVASQLAHLVMKVQQDVADLVNRGDEALEELFPPKDEQPEWATFDEDLPDDPFRNLADDDEVAPVTRLTEGRFALFSEGEATPEVVEPAGNGSAGVPGVVERIGYETLTLAQLRARLTSLKLDELEALLAFEEANKARAPFQTLLANRITRASAK, from the coding sequence ATGGCAACTGCACCATACGGAGTCCGACTGCTGGTGGGCGCGGCGGTGACCGCGCTGGACGAAACCCGCAAGCTCCCGCAGACGATCCTGACCTACCCGATGACGGTGGCCAGCCAACTGGCCCATCTGGTGATGAAGGTGCAGCAGGACGTCGCCGATCTGGTCAACCGCGGCGACGAGGCCCTCGAGGAACTGTTCCCGCCCAAGGACGAGCAACCGGAGTGGGCGACCTTCGACGAAGATCTGCCCGACGACCCGTTCCGCAACCTCGCCGATGACGACGAGGTTGCCCCGGTGACACGTCTCACCGAGGGACGCTTTGCGTTGTTCAGCGAGGGTGAGGCCACCCCGGAGGTGGTCGAGCCGGCCGGTAACGGGAGCGCCGGGGTTCCCGGCGTCGTCGAGCGGATCGGTTACGAGACGTTGACGCTGGCGCAGCTGCGCGCGCGGCTCACCTCGCTCAAACTCGACGAGCTGGAGGCGCTGCTGGCCTTCGAAGAGGCCAACAAGGCCCGCGCCCCGTTTCAGACGCTGCTCGCCAACAGGATCACCCGCGCGTCGGCCAAGTGA
- a CDS encoding alpha/beta fold hydrolase codes for MPQFRIATHGDARIRYLDSGGDDRGAPVVFVPGFTCVAEDYIAVLPLFGRRTVVVELRGHGRSVAPGGPYDATARAGDIGAVIDDVTAGPVHLMTFSRGTSYALTWALAHPDRVRSISIGDYLPEEIALPEQIAMGVLDGRWRGTPVHERVDRNAAVATFAAAVSRSMWEPLAQWGPPLLVVRSPNSPIIDAAAWDRYRRSFPDARLYEFPDSPHDIFRPDRGRYPALVRELAEWADAEGSDTVPRAGQGR; via the coding sequence ATGCCGCAGTTCCGCATCGCCACCCATGGAGATGCCCGTATCCGCTATCTGGACTCCGGCGGCGACGACCGTGGCGCCCCCGTGGTGTTCGTGCCCGGGTTCACCTGCGTGGCAGAGGACTACATCGCGGTGCTGCCGCTGTTCGGCCGGCGCACCGTCGTCGTCGAACTGCGCGGCCATGGACGCAGCGTGGCGCCCGGCGGACCGTACGACGCGACAGCACGCGCAGGTGACATCGGAGCCGTCATCGACGACGTGACCGCCGGCCCGGTGCACCTGATGACCTTCTCCCGCGGCACGTCCTACGCGCTGACCTGGGCGCTGGCTCATCCGGACCGGGTCCGGTCCATCTCGATCGGCGACTACCTGCCCGAGGAGATCGCGCTGCCCGAGCAGATCGCCATGGGTGTGCTGGACGGACGCTGGCGGGGCACACCGGTGCACGAGCGGGTCGACCGCAACGCTGCGGTCGCGACGTTCGCCGCCGCGGTGTCGCGGTCGATGTGGGAACCGCTGGCGCAGTGGGGGCCGCCACTTCTGGTGGTGCGCAGCCCCAACAGCCCGATCATCGACGCGGCGGCATGGGACCGCTACCGCCGGTCGTTCCCCGATGCGCGGCTGTACGAATTCCCCGACTCACCACACGACATCTTCCGCCCGGACCGGGGCCGGTACCCCGCGCTGGTCCGTGAGCTCGCCGAATGGGCCGATGCCGAGGGCTCAGACACCGTCCCCAGAGCTGGACAAGGCCGGTGA
- a CDS encoding penicillin-binding transpeptidase domain-containing protein, giving the protein MGLLRRVIPVLCVTVLLLAGCSDTEDRLNARVNGFADALNRADAPAAAALTTDPASADVLGTLYANLGKDVRFDVSGVQRNEDAATFTLAATWKFGPAKATEWTYTTQGRATADGDDWKIQWDPASVAPGLDEGPLSFSTLIPQPAARVLDRTGADLLTQHIVTLVDVAPGADVDSVAALLNPIAPTITAESLTADLAAGKPVTAVTLREEDLTPIREQLAALPDVTLRPQTRLLATDRALTSPTLSGLSELWQQRTDAAAGWAVTAQTASGAKRVGGRDADPVGDISATLDIGMTLAAENALAPLATPAAIVAIQPSTGNLLAVAQNAPADAQGPIALTGLYPPGSTFKTVTVSAALQAGLVTPDSIVGCPGTENIEGRQIPNDDTFDLGDVPLHTAFARSCNTTMGRLAVDLPPDGLTKAAAQLGLGIDFVAPGMTTVTGSVPVADTSALRVEEGIGQGTVTASPFGMALVAATLAKGSVPSPTIVTGEPAVADRTPEPLPSGVDEQVRAMMRETVTGGTATALQDIPDMLGKTGTAEYIDDTHAHGWFVGIRGDLALAVFVSDAGSSTPAVDAAGALLRAVP; this is encoded by the coding sequence GTGGGCCTACTGCGACGTGTGATCCCTGTTCTGTGTGTGACTGTCTTGCTGCTCGCGGGCTGCAGTGACACCGAGGACCGGCTGAACGCACGCGTCAACGGGTTCGCCGACGCCCTCAACCGGGCCGACGCACCCGCCGCGGCCGCGTTGACCACCGACCCGGCATCCGCAGATGTGCTCGGCACGCTCTACGCCAACCTCGGCAAGGACGTCCGGTTCGACGTGTCCGGGGTGCAGCGCAACGAGGACGCGGCGACCTTCACCCTCGCCGCGACGTGGAAGTTCGGGCCGGCGAAGGCCACCGAATGGACCTACACGACCCAGGGCCGTGCGACGGCCGACGGCGACGACTGGAAGATCCAGTGGGACCCGGCCAGCGTCGCGCCCGGCCTCGATGAGGGGCCGCTGTCGTTCAGTACCCTCATCCCGCAACCGGCGGCCCGGGTGCTGGACCGCACCGGCGCCGACCTGCTCACCCAGCACATCGTCACCCTCGTCGACGTCGCGCCCGGTGCCGACGTGGACAGCGTTGCCGCGCTGCTCAACCCGATCGCGCCGACGATCACCGCGGAGTCGCTGACCGCAGACCTCGCGGCGGGCAAACCCGTCACCGCCGTCACGTTGCGCGAGGAGGATCTGACCCCGATCCGGGAACAGCTGGCCGCGCTGCCGGATGTGACGCTGCGGCCGCAGACCCGACTGCTGGCCACCGACCGCGCACTCACCTCGCCGACGCTGTCGGGCCTGTCTGAGCTGTGGCAGCAGCGCACCGACGCCGCGGCCGGCTGGGCGGTGACCGCCCAGACCGCGTCGGGTGCCAAACGGGTGGGTGGGCGGGACGCCGATCCGGTCGGTGACATCTCGGCCACCCTCGACATCGGCATGACGCTGGCCGCCGAGAATGCGCTGGCTCCGTTGGCCACCCCGGCCGCGATCGTGGCCATCCAACCGTCCACCGGCAACCTGCTGGCCGTCGCGCAGAACGCCCCCGCCGACGCGCAGGGCCCGATCGCGCTGACCGGCCTGTATCCGCCGGGCTCGACGTTCAAGACGGTGACGGTGTCCGCCGCGCTGCAGGCCGGGCTGGTCACCCCCGACAGCATCGTCGGCTGTCCGGGCACCGAGAACATCGAGGGCCGCCAGATCCCCAACGATGACACTTTCGACCTCGGCGATGTGCCGCTGCACACGGCGTTCGCACGGTCCTGCAACACCACGATGGGCCGGCTCGCCGTCGACCTGCCGCCCGATGGGCTGACGAAGGCCGCCGCGCAGCTCGGCCTGGGCATCGACTTTGTCGCGCCCGGCATGACGACGGTCACCGGCTCGGTCCCGGTCGCGGACACCTCGGCGCTGCGCGTCGAGGAGGGCATCGGGCAGGGCACGGTCACCGCGTCGCCGTTCGGGATGGCGTTGGTCGCCGCGACCCTGGCGAAGGGTTCGGTGCCCTCACCGACCATCGTCACCGGTGAGCCCGCCGTCGCCGACCGCACTCCCGAGCCGCTGCCCAGCGGTGTCGACGAGCAGGTGCGGGCGATGATGCGCGAGACCGTCACCGGCGGCACCGCCACCGCGCTGCAGGACATCCCGGACATGCTCGGCAAGACCGGCACCGCCGAATATATCGACGACACCCACGCGCACGGCTGGTTCGTCGGGATCCGCGGTGATCTCGCGCTGGCGGTGTTCGTCAGCGACGCCGGCAGTTCCACGCCCGCGGTGGATGCCGCGGGTGCGCTGCTGCGCGCGGTGCCCTGA
- the xseA gene encoding exodeoxyribonuclease VII large subunit — protein sequence MSEPGQSPDNPWPVRAVATRVAKWIDRLGTVWVEGQIAQLNVRHGSPTAFLVLRDPAADMSLSLTCPRDLVVNAPVKLAEGVQVIVHGKPQFYTARGSFSLRVSDIRAVGVGELLARIDRLRRLLEAEGLFDRRLKRPIPFLPNTIGLITGRASAAEHDVMAIASGRWPAVAFAVRNTAVQGPNAVAQIVEALAALDADPHVDVIILARGGGSVEDLLPFSDETLCRAVAACTTPVISAVGHEPDNPLCDLVADLRAATPTDAAKRVVPDAAAEQAQVDDLRRRSAQALRNWVRREQHVIDGLRSRPVLARPLQALDARAEEVHRARRTARRDISRLIAAETDRLEHLRARLSTLGPAATLARGYAVVQVVDARESGEDRPILRSVDDAPAGTRLRVRVADGAITTVSEGADEAH from the coding sequence GTGAGCGAACCCGGCCAGTCCCCGGACAACCCGTGGCCGGTCCGCGCCGTGGCCACCCGGGTGGCCAAATGGATCGACCGGCTGGGCACCGTCTGGGTCGAGGGGCAGATCGCCCAGCTGAACGTGCGGCACGGCTCTCCCACCGCATTTCTGGTGCTGCGCGACCCGGCCGCCGATATGTCCCTGTCGCTGACCTGTCCGCGTGACCTGGTGGTCAACGCGCCGGTGAAACTCGCCGAAGGCGTCCAGGTGATCGTCCACGGCAAACCGCAGTTCTACACCGCCCGGGGCAGCTTCTCGTTGCGGGTCAGCGATATCCGCGCCGTCGGGGTCGGCGAACTGCTCGCCCGCATCGACCGGCTGCGCCGGCTGCTGGAGGCCGAGGGACTCTTCGATCGTCGACTCAAGCGACCGATCCCCTTCCTGCCCAACACCATCGGGCTCATCACCGGCCGCGCATCGGCCGCCGAGCACGACGTCATGGCGATCGCCTCCGGCCGGTGGCCGGCGGTGGCGTTCGCGGTGCGCAACACCGCCGTCCAGGGCCCGAACGCGGTCGCTCAGATCGTCGAGGCGTTGGCCGCGCTGGACGCCGATCCACACGTCGATGTCATCATTCTGGCCCGCGGCGGCGGCAGCGTGGAGGATCTGCTGCCGTTCTCCGACGAGACCCTGTGCCGGGCCGTCGCGGCCTGCACCACGCCGGTGATCAGCGCCGTCGGCCATGAACCGGACAACCCGCTCTGCGATCTGGTGGCCGACCTGCGGGCGGCCACCCCGACCGACGCGGCCAAACGTGTGGTCCCCGACGCGGCCGCCGAGCAGGCCCAGGTCGATGATCTGCGCCGGCGCAGTGCGCAGGCGCTGCGCAACTGGGTGCGCCGCGAGCAGCACGTCATCGACGGGCTGCGCTCACGACCGGTGCTGGCCCGGCCCCTGCAGGCCCTCGATGCCCGCGCCGAGGAGGTGCACCGGGCGCGGCGCACGGCCCGCCGGGACATCAGCAGGCTGATCGCCGCGGAAACCGATCGACTCGAGCATCTGCGGGCCCGGCTGAGCACACTGGGCCCGGCGGCCACCCTGGCACGCGGCTACGCGGTGGTCCAGGTGGTCGATGCCCGGGAATCGGGTGAAGACCGGCCGATCCTGCGATCGGTCGACGACGCCCCGGCGGGCACCCGGTTGCGGGTGCGGGTCGCCGACGGTGCCATCACAACAGTCAGCGAGGGTGCAGATGAAGCCCATTAG
- a CDS encoding DUF6542 domain-containing protein → MSGQSAEPTESVDHRSALPRFQGLLPPSLPGLPSGLPWWGATLLAVTATAIGFAYDAGAGNKELGAVFATCYVLGALAAVVLVRRSGLFTAVIQPPLILFVAVPTSYFLFHGGELSGLKDILINCGYPLIERFPLMFFTSAVVLLVGAARWYLDRGTDHVEATATDAADPPAETPRRAARRFARTAVPAEQDDEPIRAPRRPRREPVDPYARPRRAPRSGEPSRARHTRPPDSDIAASAAAADRRERDVARERTGRPRRQAEGPLPGERQPRRPRNPSARDPREPRRTPPPSRGYEPYDPRDTPDYERPRRRPRPDGYESGYESGYESGYKPGYGRRPDERQDPYQERPRRSSPTDSSHHPVSRVRYRSSDEERRTEHRTRPRAGHRRDDWE, encoded by the coding sequence GTGTCAGGTCAGTCAGCAGAGCCGACGGAGTCGGTTGATCACCGCTCCGCGCTCCCCCGATTCCAGGGGCTGCTGCCACCGAGTCTGCCGGGTCTGCCGTCCGGACTGCCGTGGTGGGGCGCCACTCTGCTGGCGGTGACGGCGACCGCCATCGGCTTCGCCTATGACGCCGGGGCGGGCAACAAGGAACTCGGCGCCGTGTTTGCCACCTGCTACGTGCTCGGCGCGCTGGCCGCGGTGGTCCTGGTGCGTCGCAGCGGCTTGTTCACCGCCGTCATCCAACCCCCGCTGATCCTGTTCGTCGCGGTTCCCACCTCCTACTTCCTGTTCCACGGCGGCGAGCTCAGCGGCCTCAAGGACATCCTGATCAACTGTGGCTACCCGCTGATCGAACGTTTCCCGCTGATGTTCTTCACCTCGGCGGTGGTGCTGCTCGTCGGGGCGGCCCGCTGGTATCTGGACCGCGGCACCGACCACGTCGAAGCCACCGCCACCGACGCCGCCGATCCACCTGCCGAGACCCCACGCCGCGCCGCACGCCGGTTCGCCCGCACCGCCGTCCCGGCCGAGCAGGACGACGAACCGATCCGCGCCCCGCGTCGACCGCGCCGCGAGCCCGTCGACCCCTATGCGCGGCCACGCCGGGCCCCGCGCAGCGGTGAGCCGTCCCGCGCCCGGCACACACGCCCGCCGGACTCCGATATCGCGGCATCGGCGGCGGCCGCCGACCGCCGCGAGCGGGATGTCGCCCGGGAACGCACCGGCCGGCCACGCCGCCAGGCCGAAGGGCCGCTGCCCGGCGAACGCCAGCCGCGACGCCCCCGCAACCCGTCGGCCCGCGACCCCCGTGAACCCCGCCGCACCCCGCCCCCGTCCCGCGGCTATGAGCCCTACGACCCGCGTGACACCCCGGACTACGAACGCCCACGGCGCCGTCCGCGGCCCGACGGCTACGAATCGGGGTATGAATCGGGGTACGAATCGGGGTACAAGCCCGGGTACGGCCGCCGCCCCGACGAGCGCCAGGACCCGTATCAGGAACGGCCGCGGCGCTCATCGCCCACCGACAGCAGTCACCACCCGGTCTCACGGGTGCGCTACCGCAGCAGCGATGAGGAGCGGCGCACCGAGCACCGCACCCGCCCGCGCGCCGGCCACCGCCGCGACGACTGGGAGTAG
- a CDS encoding DUF5994 family protein, with protein sequence MVDVTAEHPTATRLAICGRTDERGTVDGAWWPSAYDLKATLPDLISVMGRWLGPVSRVLYDPSLFPSAPSRIIRGTTVISVDRYSLVASDTIYLTGTHTRNALLYVVPPQTDADHACDLLKRVESTTIPMTVRMLRALVGGHPAAREHLG encoded by the coding sequence ATGGTCGATGTCACCGCCGAACATCCAACCGCCACCCGGCTCGCGATCTGCGGTCGCACCGATGAACGCGGCACCGTCGACGGTGCCTGGTGGCCGTCTGCCTACGACCTCAAGGCCACGCTGCCGGATCTGATCTCGGTGATGGGCCGCTGGCTCGGGCCGGTCTCGCGCGTGCTGTATGACCCGAGCCTGTTTCCGTCGGCGCCGTCGCGCATCATCCGGGGCACGACGGTGATCTCGGTGGACCGCTACTCGCTGGTGGCCAGCGACACCATCTATCTGACCGGCACCCACACCCGCAATGCCCTGCTCTATGTGGTGCCGCCGCAGACCGACGCCGACCATGCGTGCGACCTGCTCAAGCGGGTCGAGAGCACCACGATTCCGATGACGGTGCGGATGCTGCGCGCCCTTGTCGGAGGCCATCCGGCGGCGCGCGAACACCTGGGCTGA